The following are encoded in a window of Manduca sexta isolate Smith_Timp_Sample1 chromosome 16, JHU_Msex_v1.0, whole genome shotgun sequence genomic DNA:
- the LOC115447259 gene encoding glutathione S-transferase 1-like, whose amino-acid sequence MGAGRSKAVASGLKYCTLWKADRSPACRAVMMALDSMDLSITEVDVNLDKGEHRAPEIAVMNPLQTLPILKDRELVLHDSHAICTYLVSRYCSSSRLLPQDPGGRSVVDQILHFNSSILYPRFQAAAYPILYENCNFVLPQQIYDIESAYKDLESMLISKQWFTGCWPTLGDIALCSILSTLDVLVPIDKTRYPLLSSWLYRMSEEGFYLTANKKGLGEFSRRIDCGCAFDDKIFKCPRSSLRRRALISTQETKT is encoded by the exons atgggagcCGGAAGAAGTAAAGCGGTGGCCTCGGGTTTGAA gtactgcACATTATGGAAGGCAGACCGCAGTCCCGCGTGCAGAGCTGTTATGATGGCACTGGATTCAATGGATTTAAGTATAACCGAAGTTgatgtaaacttggataaagGAGAGCACAGAGCTCCAGAAATTGCCGTA ATGAATCCATTACAAACGCTACCTATTCTGAAGGATAGAGAGCTGGTTCTTCACGATAG CCACGCCATCTGCACGTATCTTGTATCGCGGTATTGTAGCTCGAGTCGCTTACTTCCACAAGATCCTGGAGGAAGATCGGTGGTCGATCAAATACTCCATTTCAACAGTAGTATATTGTACCCAAGATTTCAAGCTGCGGCG TATCCCATCCTATATGAAAACTGTAACTTCGTGTTGCCGCAGCAAATCTATGATATTGAAAGTGCCTATAAAGATTTGGAGAGTATGTTGATTTCCAAACAATGGTTTACAGGATGCTGGCCAACCCTCGGAGACATTGCTCTTTGCTCTATTCTTAGCACTTTAGATGTTTTAGTACCCATAGACAAAACCAG gtACCCGCTACTGTCGAGTTGGCTTTATCGCATGTCAGAAGAAGGGTTTTATCTCACGGCTAATAAAAAAGGACTTGGCGAGTTCTCGAGAAGAATAG ATTGTGGCTGCGCCTTTGAcgacaaaatattcaaatgtcCAAGAAGTTCTCTCAGAAGACGAGCACTTATAAGCACACAGGAAACAAAAACCTGA
- the LOC115447241 gene encoding LOW QUALITY PROTEIN: uncharacterized protein LOC115447241 (The sequence of the model RefSeq protein was modified relative to this genomic sequence to represent the inferred CDS: deleted 2 bases in 1 codon) has translation MAGFQASDTMPKFGHVTDLREQWLVRTDGALAHRLQDREISTHLCENRHRNQLIREDFPVALSEQQVLEHEAHLRELTRRRQAEIDAEIAREMAEINLRRQRRNHSEILQQPSSSRAAAPAPLPPPPNDINPEELGLSPAGTKKIKKRMEQEERDARLARELSHQAEGHDALLADMRCAVEAQDGELARLLQEREYKKLQRAKEKAKQKALLKKQQRMAAQQLQECEPTQTPQATLCDAYSNPRDIIRENPLRLCKSVDSDLNYVEPFEKEHIESKASAMKAKEMSNQFYSQHTDAAVPGVNVSHSHSRSMDSDRWTTNGHNGLQHRHPPPPPATGKKPRFPDPVSIRPASHYPADNHPNETMPNGSNFPHSYSENNNLYSTAYPPDDDSVSTPQSGRERLDTSKRMSVISDITSEGLAKKKSKQAEKKRKGCRIQ, from the exons ATGGCGGGGTTTCAGGCGAGCGATACTATGCCCAAGTTCGGGCACGTGACGGACCTGCGCGAGCAGTGGCTGGTGCGCACGGACGGCGCGCTGGCGCATCGGCTGCAGGACCGAGAGATCTCGACGCACCTCTGCGAAAACAGGCATCGCAACCAGCTTATCCGCGAAGACTTCCCCGTGGCGCTTAGCGAGCAGCAGGTGCTGGAGCACGAGGCACACCTGCGCGAGCTCACACGTCGCCGGCAGGCAGAGATAGATGCCGAAATAGCTCGTGAAATGGCTGAAATCAACCTGCGccgacagaggcgcaaccactCGGAGATACTGCAGCAGCCGAGCTCGTCGCGCGCCGCAGCGCCTGCGCCACTGCCTCCACCGCCTAACGACATTAACCCTGAGGAACTTGGGCTCTCACCTGCCGGAact aagaaaataaaaaagcgaaTGGAACAAGAGGAGAGAGATGCAAGACTGGCACGAGAGTTAAGTCACCAAGCTGAAGGACATGATGCCCTGCTGGCTGACATGAGATGTGCAGTTGAGGCCCAAGATGGTGAGCTGGCAAGGCTACTCCAAGAGAGAGAGTACAAGAAACTGCAGAGAGCTAAAGAAAAAGCAAAACAGAAGGCTCTTCTGAAAAAACAGCAGCGCATGGCAGCTCAGCAGCTTCAGGAGTGTGAACCTACGCAGACTCCACAAGCCACCCTCTGTGACGCATACAGCAACCCACGGGACATCATCAGGGAAAACCCACTCAGACTCTGTAAATCTGTGGACTCAGATTTAAATTATGTTGAGCCTTTTGAAAAGGAGCATATTGAATCAAAAGCCAGTGCAATGAAAGCAAAGGAAATGTCCAATCAGTTCTACTCTCAGCACACAGACGCAGCTGTGCCTGGTGTGAATGTATCTCACTCGCACTCAAGATCAATGGATTCCGACAGATGGACAACTAACGGGCACAATGGACTGCAGCACCGCCATCCCCCTCCTCCACCCGCTACAGGCAAGAAGCCCCGGTTCCCAGATCCAGTGAGTATCCGCCCAGCATCACACTACCCAGCAGACAATCATCCAAATGAAACTATGCCAAATGGGTCCAATTTCCCACACAGCTACAGTGAAAACAACAACTTGTACAGCACAGCATATCCACCGGACGATGACAGCGTAAGTACTCCTCAATCAGGCCGTGAACGACTCGACACATCTAAAAGGATGTCTGTAATATCAGACATTACCTCAGAAGGTTTAGCCAAAAAGAAAAGTAAGCAGGCAGAGAAGAAACGTAAAGGTTGTAGGATACAGTAA